Proteins from a genomic interval of Capsicum annuum cultivar UCD-10X-F1 chromosome 4, UCD10Xv1.1, whole genome shotgun sequence:
- the LOC107867452 gene encoding cytochrome c oxidase subunit 6b-1: MAAVESPIPPSLSDQYLLKENEEKSPTTAKPVKDAEVKTPSAAPAEEVISKTEENPVVESTEVAPAPEESSEAVAEPAEASPAVEASSDESNESPEDESSGDQESAVETPEIKLETAPADFRFPTTNQTRHCFTRYVEYHRCTAAKGEGAPECGKFSKYYRSLCPGEWIDKWNEQRENGTFPGPL, from the exons ATGGCCGCTGTCGAATCACCAATTCCTCCTTCTTTATCTGAC CAATACTTACTGAAAGAGAACGAAGAGAAATCCCCCACGACTGCAAAACCGGTGAAAGATGCTGAGGTTAAGACTCCTTCAGCTGCTCCAGCTGAAGAAGTTATTTCCAAAACTGAGGAGAATCCAGTGGTTGAGAGCACCGAAGTTGCCCCTGCACCCGAGGAAAGCAGTGAAGCTGTAGCTGAACCAGCTGAAGCCTCTCCTGCTGTGGAGGCTTCTAGTGATGAAAGCAACGAAAGTCCTGAAGATGAGAGCTCAGGAGATCAAGAATCTGCTGTTGAAACCCCTGAGATTAAG CTTGAGACAGCACCCGCTGACTTCCGCTTTCCTACTACAAATCAGACGAGACACTGCTTTACAAGATATGTCGAATATCATCG GTGCACAGCTGCAAAGGGTGAAGGTGCACCTGAGTGTGGCAAGTTTTCCAAGTACTACCGTTCCCTTTGTCCTGGTGAATGG ATTGACAAATGGAATGAACAGAGAGAGAATGGAACCTTTCCCGGACCATTATAA
- the LOC107868687 gene encoding titin, with protein MANNHSDEEEESGEEMEVSSPGSESEYESEPEPEPEPEPEPQKKPPVAAAKKPPPPQDSSSSEEEESESESEPDPDPVTQKPNLLVKPIASKPMDVPKKSSPKPRSKSDASAKLVSPKKSSSTVGAKRAAGEGEAKESKKSKKKQEKEVETPVKKPVNEDVKRQLFQRLWSEDDEVAILKGMSDYRSKKKADPVADLGAFHESIKKSLHVDVSKAQLQDKIRRLKKKYMNNAGKEKGKERVLTKAHEQKVYELSKKIWGKEKSDKGDQVEVVKVDNVAASKGRQDGGVKDNGVLFEVKEEKPSAEVEKDVEVKRNLNLIPCVENVAGLEKWLEENSGVLSVEKRNAMKEKWEALKAAEADLCLRRVKLIAEQMELVLEAVRDSGTETIIVGVSRASMLRLSFMLRGGGGYTLFCPKCLKSLHYQMAKDHFNDDEEFGEDLEVSSPGKIDTESESGEEMEVSSPGNITESESKSEPEQPPVATPNKPQPQDSSSSTEEEFYTDSEPDLDPKTQKPNSVVKPISSKPMDDPKKPRSEADKGQVEVVKVENVAATKGKKDGGGKDNWVLVKVKEEKQNVEVEKAVEFAPNLGLILCVESVAALEKWLEVSSPGNIDTESESKSEPEQPPVATPKKPQPQDSSSSTEKEFDSDSEPDLNPKTQKPNSVVKPILSKPMDDPKKPRSEADKGQVEVVKVENVAATKGKKDSGGKDNWVLVVVKEEKQNAEVEKAVEFSPNLSLILCAESVAALEKWLEVSLPGNIDTESESGEEMEVSSPGNVAATKGKNDSGGRDNGVLVEVKEEKLSAEVEKAVEVKRNLNLIPCVENVAGLEKWLEENSGVLSVEKRNEMKEKWEALKVAEADLCLRRVNLIAEQVELVRETVRDSGIEILKE; from the exons ATGGCTAACAATCATtccgatgaagaagaagaatccGGCGAAGAGATGGAAGTTTCTTCGCCGGGATCCGAATCAGAATACGAATCTGAGCCCGAACCCGAACCCGAACCCGAACCCGAACCACAGAAAAAACCACCAGTCGCTGCTGCAAAGAAGCCGCCACCACCTCaagattcttcttcttctgaAGAAGAAGAATCCGAGTCTGAGTCTGAACCCGACCCGGATCCGGTAACCCAGAAACCCAACCTGCTTGTTAAACCCATTGCTTCCAAACCCATGGATGTCCCGAAAAAATCCTCCCCGAAACCTAGATCCAAATCAGATGCTAGCGCCAAGCTCGTTTCTCCGAAGAAGTCGAGTTCCACTGTCGGGGCGAAACGGGCAGCGGGTGAAGGTGAAGCAAAGGAATCGAAGAAGTCTAAGAAGAAACAAGAGAAGGAGGTTGAAACTCCAGTGAAGAAACCGGTGAATGAGGATGTGAAACGGCAGTTGTTTCAGAGATTATGGAGTGAAGATGACGAGGTTGCTATTTTGAAAGGGATGAGTGATTACAGGTCGAAGAAAAAAGCTGACCCGGTTGCTGATTTGGGTGCGTTTCATGAGTCTATTAAGAAGTCTTTGCACGTTGATGTGTCGAAGGCGCAGTTGCAGGATAAGATTAGGAGGTTGAAGAAGAAGTATATGAACAATGCTGGGAAGGAGAAGGGGAAAGAGAGGGTTTTAACGAAGGCCCACGAGCAGAAAGTGTATGAATTGTCGAAGAAGATTTGGGGTAAGGAGAAAAGTGATAAGGGGGATCAAGTTGAGGTTGTTAAAGTGGATAATGTAGCTGCAAGTAAGGGGCGCCAAGATGGTGGGGTTAAAGATAATGGGGTTTTGTTTGAAGTGAAGGAAGAGAAACCGAGCGCGGAGGTGGAGAAGGACGTGGAGGTTAAGCGTAATTTGAATTTGATTCCGTGTGTGGAAAATGTTGCTGGCTTGGAGAAGTGGCTTGAAGAGAATTCCGGGGTGCTTAGCGTGGAGAAGAGGAATGCGATGAAGGAAAAGTGGGAAGCTTTGAAGGCAGCTGAGGCTGACTTGTGCTTGAGGAGGGTAAAGCTAATTGCCGAGCAGATGGAGCTGGTGCTCGAAGCTGTGAGGGATTCTGGGACTGAGAC AATCATAGTTGGTGTTAGTCGGGCTTCTATGTTGAGGCTGTCATTTATGTTG agagggGGAGGCGGCTACACACTCTTTTGCCCTAAATGCCTGAAGTCTTTACACTATCAAATGGCTAAGGATCACTTCAACGACGATGAAGAATTCGGTGAAGATTTGGAAGTTTCTTCACCAGGAAAAATAGATACCGAATCAGAATCCGGTGAAGAGATGGAAGTTTCTTCACCAGGAAACATAACCGAATCAGAATCCAAATCTGAACCTGAACAGCCACCAGTCGCCACTCCAAACAAGCCACAACCTCAAGATTCCTCTTCTTCTACAGAGGAGGAATTCTACACCGACTCCGAACCCGATCTGGATCCAAAAACCCAGAAACCAAACTCAGTTGTAAAACCCATATCATCAAAGCCCATGGATGACCCAAAAAAACCTAGATCTGAAGCAGATAAAGGTCAAGTTGAAGTTGTTAAAGTGGAGAATGTAGCAGCTACTAAGGGGAAAAAAGATGGTGGAGGTAAAGATAATTGGGTTTTGGTTAAAGTGAAGGAAGAGAAACAGAACGTGGAGGTGGAAAAGGCAGTGGAGTTTGCTCCTAATTTGGGTCTGATTTTGTGTGTGGAAAGTGTTGCTGCTTTAGAGAAATGGCTGGAAGTTTCTTCACCAGGAAACATAGATACTGAATCAGAATCCAAATCTGAACCTGAACAACCACCGGTCGCCACTCCAAAAAAGCCACAACCTCAAGATTCCTCTTCTTCTACAGAAAAGGAATTCGACTCCGACTCTGAACCTGATCTGAATCCAAAAACCCAGAAACCAAACTCAGTTGTAAAACCCATATTATCAAAGCCCATGGATGACCCCAAAAAACCTAGATCCGAAGCAGATAAAGGTCAAGTTGAAGTTGTTAAAGTGGAGAATGTAGCAGCTACTAAGGGGAAAAAAGACAGTGGAGGTAAAGATAATTGGGTTTTGGTTGTAGTGAAGGAAGAGAAACAGAACGCCGAGGTGGAGAAGGCGGTGGAGTTTTCTCCTAATTTGAGTCTGATTTTGTGTGCGGAAAGTGTTGCTGCTTTAGAGAAGTGGCTGGAAGTTTCTTTACCAGGAAACATAGATACCGAATCAGAATCCGGCGAAGAGATGGAAGTTTCTTCACCGGGAAATGTAGCAGCTACTAAGGGGAAAAATGACAGTGGAGGTAGAGATAATGGGGTTTTGGTTGAAGTGAAGGAAGAGAAACTGAGCGCGGAGGTGGAGAAGGCCGTGGAGGTTAAGCGTAATTTGAATTTGATTCCTTGTGTTGAAAATGTTGCTGGCTTGGAGAAGTGGCTTGAAGAGAATTCTGGGGTGCTTAGCGTGGAGAAGAGGAATGAGATGAAGGAAAAGTGGGAAGCTTTGAAGGTAGCTGAGGCTGACTTGTGCTTGAGGAGAGTGAATCTAATTGCTGAGCAGGTGGAGCTGGTGCGCGAAACTGTGAGAGATTCTGGGATTGAGATCTTGAAAGAGTAA